The following nucleotide sequence is from Zea mays cultivar B73 chromosome 1, Zm-B73-REFERENCE-NAM-5.0, whole genome shotgun sequence.
tttacctttgactatttgcaaaagtactttgaaaaggatttacaaaagaatttgcaaaaacaaaacaagtggtgcaagcgtggtccaaaatgttaaataagaaagaaacaatccatgtgtgtcataagtattcatattggctcaattccaagcaacctttgcacttacattatgcaaactagttcaattatgcacttctatatttgctttggtttgtgttggcatcaatcaccaaaaagggggagattgaaagggaattaggcttacacctagttcctaattgattttggtggttgaattgcccaacacaaataattggactaactagtttgctctagtgtataagttatacaggtgccaaaggttcacacttagccaataaaaagaccaagaactgggttcaacaaagagagcaagggataaccgaagtgtgccttggtctggcgcaccggactgtccggtgggccaccggacagtgtccggtgcaccaggggacttcacgctgaactcttcaccttcgggaaaatccaaaggagctccgctataattcactggactgtccggtgtacaccggacagtgtctggtgccccaggggagagcgactctggaactcgccagcttcgggaattcgctccgctataattcaccggactgtccggtgagccagcggagcaacggctacttcgcgccaacagtcacctgcagaagcattaaatgcgcgccagagcgcgcagaagtcaggcacgcgcgaagtggcacaccggacactctacagtacatgtctggtgtgccaccggacatccaggcgggcccaacagtcagagctccaacggtcggaacccaacgacctggtgacgtggctggcgcatcgaacactgtccggtgtgcaccggactgtccggtgcaccatgcgacagacagcctccaccaaacggctagtttggtggttggggttataaatacccccaaccaccccacattcaatccatccaagttttccaccttccaaccacttacaagagctaggcattcaatacaagatacacctaagtgatcaaatcctctcccaattccacaaaagcattagtgactagtgagagtgatttgtcgtgttcttttgagctcttgcgcttggatcgctttcttctttctcattctttcttgagatcaatactcacttgtaaccaaggcaagagacaccaattgtgtggtggtccttgcggggaagttttgttcccggttgatttgagaagagaaagctcactcggtccgagggaccgtttgagagagggaaggggttgaaaaagacccaacctttgtggcctcctcaacggggagtaggtttgcgagaaccgaacctcggtaaaacaaattcgcgtgtcactctctttattcgcttgcgatttgttttgcaccctctctcgcggacttgattatatttctaacgctaacccggcttgtagttgtgattaactttgtaaatttcagtttcgccctattcacccccccccctctaggcgactttcaattggtatcagagcccggtgcttcattagagcctaaccgctcgaagtgatgtcgggagatcacaccaagaaggagatggagaccggcgacaagcccgctacaagccacgggaaagcttcatcggaagagtcccgcaacaaagggaaggggaaggagaagaagccctcttctcacaagtcgcatcggagtggggacaagaaaaagaagatgaggaaggtggtctactatgagaccgacacctcatcgccatctacctccggctccgacgcgccctccataacttctaagcgccatgagcgcaagaagtttagtaagatccccttacactaccctcgcacttctagacatactccattactttccgttccattaggcaaaccgccaacctttgacggtgaagattatgctaggtggagtgatttaatgaaatttcatctaacctcactccacaaaagtatatggaatgattCTAGTTCAGCTTTATCTAAATTTTGCAGATCACGGATTTCTGGAAAGAAGCTCTGATCCTAAGCTCACTTCATCATCCAAATGTGGTTGCATTTTATGGTGTAGTTCGTGATGGTCCAGATGGAAGCTTAGCAACTGTTACTGAGTTTATGGTTAAAAAGACAGGCACTACATTTCCTGGGTCTGTCCGGGCACTCATCATCGCCACCTTCCTGGGCCTGTCTTCATCATCCAAATGTGGTTGCATTTTATGGTGCATCTTGTGCAAAACTTTTATCAGAGTTATCTGCAAACTGATTGCAGTGAACTTAGCTGTCATTTTACAGTGAACTTGTGCACCTATCTGCAAACTGATTGCCAACTGAATGTGCATCTTGAACTGAACAGTGAACAGATTGAACTGGTGCAGATTGTAGACTGAACTGAACTGAATGTGCTAAGTGAACTGAACTGGTTCAGACTGAACTGAATGTGCTAAGTGAACTGAACTGGTTCAAAAGACTGAACTGAACTGAACTGGTTCAGATTGTAGATTCTACAGACTGAATGTGCTCGGTGCCTTGTGTCCATCTTGAACTGAATGTACATTTGTCTTTTCAATGTGCTCGGTGCCTTGAATGTACATTGAATGTACATTTGTCTTTTGAATGTACATTTGTCTTTTGAATAAAAAAAGTAAGAAATGTAGCTCAAACTTTTTTACCTTAAGCAACTAAGACCAAAAcatgactccatgccaagtttcactattttttgaccatatttactatttatttattttttctggCTAGAGAAGGCAATTAAACCACAGAAATTAGTAAATAATCCTAAAAATGGACACCTAtgcatgaagtaagtttgtaaaGGTTAGATGAACAAAGGGTATACTTTTCAAGGGAAAAAACAAAAAAAGTAAGAAATGTAGCTCAAACTTTGGAGTTGTAGTTCAATGTCACGAAACTTAGTGAGAGATGTGTCCGTTTGTGAAGGACCTACATTCCCACTTTTGCATAATCCTCTTAATTTTTTACCTTAAGCAACTAAGACCAAAAcatgactccatgccaagtttcactatttttgaccatatttactatttatttattttttctggCTAGAGAAGGCAATTAAACCACAGAAATTAGTAAATAATCCTAAAAATGGACACCTAtgcatgaagtaagtttgtaaaGGTTAGATGAACAAAGGGTATACTTTTCAAGGGAAAAAACAAAAAAAGTAAGAAATGTAGCTCAAACTTTGGAGTTGTAGTTCAATGTCATGAAACTTAGTGAGAGATGTGTCCGTTTGTGAAGGACCTACATTCTCACTTTTGCATAATGCTCTTAATTTTTTACCTTAAGCAACTAAGACCAAAAcatgactccatgccaagtttcactattttttgaccATATTTACTATTTATTTACTTTTTCTAGCTAGAGAAGGCAATTAAACCACAGAAATTAGTAAATAATCCTAAAAATGGACACCTAtgcatgaagtaagtttgtaaaGGTTAGATGAACAAAAGATACAAATTTGAGATTATAATTTCATATAAACTTGTTTTACATACTTATAGGCCAAACGGGGAACATACAAATAGTTTAGTTGCCTTTTACTTCACATGAGATACGACATAGTGTAATGGTAATTTGGTTGTCACACTGCGGGAGGTTCCATGTTCGATTCATGCCTGCAGCGCAGTTAAGGAACCTGTTTTTTTGGATTTTTAGACAGAATCATGTAACGTCCATTTTTTTGCATTATGTCTCATTTTTTTGCAGTATGTATCCTGAATCAAATCTCATGACACCAGAATTCAAATAAATTTGTCTCCCACTAGAGTTAACACTAAAAGATCATGGCACACAAATTCCACACTAGAATGCCATCAcatactcatcacaacaagacccTGATTCAATCGACACATTTACCACCACAAATGTCCATCATAGATTCAACATCACAAATATTCAGCACAGGTTCACCATGAATCCCATATTTAGCGCTTACAATTATAGTTCATCACAATGAAAAGGAATAGAATAAAAATCATAGAAACATAAAAGGCTCCAAACATCTTCTTCAACTCAACCATATTGTCCTTTATCTTCTTCAACTCGACCATGTTGTCATTCATCTTCTTCAGTTCGGCAGCAAATTTGTCCCAGTTCGTAGTCACATCTGCTCGTTCATCCCACATATTAGACGCCATCATCTCCCCAAAGCCACCCACCACCCCTGCCCCTTCAAGCATCTTGACATAATCGTTCATCCACATGAAAAAATTGCATATTTTAACAACCTAAACAATCCAAATAGGGGTTCACAATTCAGCAATAAGCACAAAAATGAAATCAATCGTAATGGATAAAACAAGGATGGACCTTATTATCTCGATATGACTTGCTTTCACACTTCACGAACTCTCGACCAAAGTTGTCGTTCTCCCACCTTTTCGATCTTAGTCTCATGAGCGACTCTGACCTTTCGCATTTGGGGCAGCGGATCAGCGACACTGGACCATAACTGGGCCATCCTTGTCCTCCATTGGAGGAGCCGCTTGCCCGCGACATGCGTGAATCCATGCTAGTAAACACAAACAGTTTAGCATTTGAGTTAGCAACAACTGTTATATCGCAACAATGAGTTAGCAACAACTGTTATATCACAAACAATTTAGCATTTGAGTTAGCATATATACGGTTCCTAGGTTCCCAGGACTCGCAATCGACAGGACCAAAATTAAAGGTTAAATGGGTACCCAAATTAAATCCGTCACTGATAGGAACATGCCGCCTATCCAGCAAGGATCATGCTTCGGGGGCTGTGGCGAGGTGTACGGGGATTTCATTGCCGCTGGCAATTGGAAGGTAATCCACTTGACTTCTCGTTTTATCGGACGCCAGTGATGCTACAATGTTGTTATAATTGGAATTATCTTGTTTGTGTGACTGTTAGCCGGTTGTATCAGACACATATACTTTCTCCAGTTTAGAAATACAACTGCATCCTACAACTGCAACCACACACACTATCCAAGTTCCTACAACTGCAACCACACACACTGCAACCACACACCCGACGCCCTCAAGCACAAGTAAAGTAACAGCAAGCTTGAGGAGGATTATTGTAGTAGCTAATTAAGCACAAGTAAAGTAACACCCGACACCCAACGCCGCCCTATCTTTTTCGCAGTGTTGTCTGCAAGCTCAGAAACAGCAAGCTTGAGGAGGAGAAAGTGACTTACGTCGCGGGTGAAGTTGGTGCTCGTGCTCCCAAATCACGTTCGTACAGGATTTGggtttggggaattttggatggaGAGGGGTCGCCCACTTGCAGGTCACGGTAACGGCATCAGAGTCACGGAAACGATGGCCAAGCAGTGTTCTGATGTTTTTTTTACGCGTGGGAGGGTAGAAACGAGGAGTTCCTCAGACTAGTGGCAAAACTGAGCACATGGTCACAACTATGTCACCCATGTAAAAAACCCTTTTTAATACTCTTTTGCTCTTGGCGCTGCCCTTTCTTGTGCTCCTGGAAGTGGCTTTGCAGAGCGAATTGCAAACCACAGCACTAACCTTCTCTGAAGTCTGTATGGATTAACTGCAGTTAACATGGATGCGCTCCTAACTTCTCTGAAAATGGACGGTGCCTTGGATTACACCGGAAAGTGAACCCttgagggctagtttgggaaccacatttttccaagggatttccattttatcgagggaaattagtttattttcccatgggaaaatagaaatcccaTGTGAAAATGTAGTTCCAAAACTAGCCCTGAAGGAAGGGGTGGTAAAATTCACATAAAAGGCCTGCACACATTACTTTATATCCGGGTGAAATCATTGCCTCTTTACCTTAACACATTACTATTTTGTTTGTCTTCCAGATTTTAGTTATTGTTGCAACGAAGAGACtcacttagggcttgttcggttagctctcaatccatgtggattgggtgggattGGATGGATTTGAATCCCAAATAAGTCAAACTTCTTaagaattttttccaatcccatccaatccatgtgtattgggaataaccgaacaaggtcttACACGGCAGGTCTGAAAACTTGCCAGGATTAGGCCCTGATGACCTGACTCGTAAGGACAGTACTAAACTTGTTTAAACCGTTCAGTGTAGGCCCCCAAAACGTGCACACATTCTCTACACTCTGAAAGAACAAGTTACAACAATCAGACACATAGAGTGTGTCAAACACTCAAACGTAGGATTTTTTTTGATCCTAGACGGATAGGGGTAATGAGCCCATTAACCATCTAAGACATAGTTTGGTTTTCACATTTTGCTGCAATTAATAATTTGTCTGATTTTTTTATCACAGCAAATTTCCTTTATCTAAGGGAGTGTTTGATTCGGCAGCCAGTTGAGACTGAACAGGGAGTGGCTTCATCTGAAAAAAATTGGAGAGCCCGATAATTCAACATATGAGTACAATATTCCTTTTTATGAGTCACTCTACCTTATATTAAATAAATCCAAATGACAATAAATTAGAAGTGAAACGGTTCGTTCCATCGTACTTCGGAACTAAAACACCACCTAAAAGAAGGATGAGGAAGCCATTACACGTGCTCTACCATTAATCTAGAAATCCCTAGTTCTCTATTTGTTTCATAATGAAAAATGATTTACTGGTCTATCTGACCACGTTTAACGAACCACCTATCGAAGTTTTTCACCTAGAAATGCACTTTCAAAGCTGATGGACCAAATCGGCACAGATTGACCAGGACTAACGATGCATTTCACTGTGTTCCTTGTATATGATGGCTGGGAAAATGgataagaaaaaaaaacaaaagaaaTGTAAATTGGGCTGTAAATGGTTTTGTTCCTTGGACCAAGACGTGGCCCAGTATGGCCGTTATCCACGTGATGTTTAGGATCAAATAGACTTCATGCCCAGTATAGCTGTAAATGGTtttgtccctaaggggatgtttgaatgcactagaactaatagttagtggctaaaattagttgaggcATTCAAACACCTTAGCTAATAGTTCAGATATTAGCCgtttttggtaaattagttagTTAGGTAGCtatttattagctagctaattccactaacaacttttagtcaactaactactagttctagtgcattcaaacaccccttgTTGTATCATTCCGATCATTCGTTATTATCGTGTCTAAAAAGGTTTTTTCATGCAAAAAATACATTGCCAAGACAAAACAAATAATATAATTGTTAGATTTGTGAATAGAGATATAGCTGTTGTTTCTCTTAAAACAGGGGTGGATTAGAAGTTTTATATTGTCTTAAGGGGTATTTAAATACACAAAAGCTTATAGTTAATTGACTAAAAATATGCTAATAATGGAACTATTAGTTAAACTGTTTTGATAttttcaactaattttagcagctaattaTTAGCTCTAGTATATCCAAATATAGCCTTAGTTATTATCTCTACTACATCTGAACCTTTGTCTATAATACCTCATGCGATCTCACATGTGGAATCACAGCATGAATCCGTCACTTACGGCATGTTTGGTTACAAGCCCGCAAGCAACCAGCCATGCGCAGCCAGGCCGCTCAAATTCCGGCGTTCATACGCATGCAGTTAGATGCTCTCAAGATAAGTTATTTTGTATCTGTTCATATAGCCCGCGTCTTTCATGTACAGGTAACTAAACATGTGCTGTGATAAAGTGAACGCAAGCGATGGTGCAAGATGAGACTATACAGACAAATACAATCAATCAGACGGGTTAGTCTTCACCCAAACACTCTGCAGTTATTGTTAACACATGCAGTTATTGTTGAACACAGGCAGATCAACACTCTGCTGCTCTGGCTGACTGCTGTATATGTATGGCTATACGAATGGAAAACAACGAGAAACAGTTTACTCTCTACTCTTTGCACTGACACTGAAGTTCTGAGATCGGACCATTGGATTCGTGGCTCTACAAGAAAGGCCATCCGAGGTCACCTCGATGACTCGATCAGCTGTTAAACCTTCGGCAGTTGAGCCTGACTTCCCCTTGCCTCCCCGTGAGAACGTTGACGTTCCCCAGCCTCACCATCGACTTCGCGAACTGCCTCCGGAAGCTCCCCGGCAGCGTGGCGAACATTGCCGCGATCCTGCGGGCGACGCCGGAGGACGCGAGCTCCTGGTCGATCTGCAGCACGGCTCTCCCCGCGAGCACGCTCGGGTACAGGGCGTTGtcgaggccgaacgggccgagcggCGCGACGAAGTTCATGGGCACGACCGCGTCGCGCGACTCGTTCTGCGGCGGCGGGCACCGGCGCCGGAGCGCGGCCAGCAGGCCGGGGTCCATGGCCGGGTCGGACTCGCAGGTGCGGTTGTAGCCGTAGAGCCTGCCCATGATGAGCCCGCAGTGGCAGAACCCCATGGTGTGAGAGCCGAGCAGGGCGGTGAGGTCCACCACGCCGAGGCCGGCGGAGCGGAAGGCCGACATGGCGTCGGCGAACGACGCGGAGGGGCCAGGCAGGCTCACCTCGGCGGCGCTGGACACGGTGCCGTCCCTCCTCCCCGTGGGCACCTCGTACCGCACCTTCCCCGCCATCGCCGCGGCGTCCCTGGCGGCCAGCGCCACGATGTCGGCGCACGACACGACGCCCGGGCAGGTCCTCTCGACCGCCGCCTTGGCGTCGTCGATCACGTCCAGCATCCGCAGCGTCAGGTTCGGCGGGGCATCCTTCTCGGCGGGGTGGCCGGGCGTGCTGTCGATGAGCACGGAGCCATCGCATCCCTGGTGGGTGGTGCACGGAACCATGCACACACGGCATCAGATTATCAGAATCAGACCGAGGCGACGAAAATGTGGGAGCGTGCAGCAGTCCAACATACGTACCCTGACGAAGCAGTCGTGGAAATGCAGGCGGATGAGCGCGGGGAGCACGGAGCGGTCGTGCGCGGCGCGGCGGCGGACGGCGCGCCGGACGATGGCCTCGGCGCGGGGGCACGACCGCGCGTAGAAGTGCAGCTGCACGGCCGCGGCGGCGTGCACCGCGAGCGCCAACAGAAGCAGCAGGGAACGACGCGGCGGCAGCAGGGCCATGGTCTGGTGACGACTGACGATGGTGATGGCCGGTCGGTGGCCGTGGGGAGATCGATGTACGTTCGTTCTCGGGATCGGATGAGCGCGCATGGCTCCGGTTTTAGAGATGGATTTGGTAGAGTTGGGTGCACTCAAGGGCGCCTTCGTTAATGCATGGGCTTGCCTGGAACCTGCTGCGTCCGCCTCGAAATGCTAGCGACAGTTCACTCTGCATGTAGCAAACCACATGCCATGCCACTTGCCACCCCGATGCAGACTGCAGGGCGGTGCCTGCATTCGGAGTAAAAAGGGCTGAAACATCAACCTTTTCATATCTGGCATTGGCAATCAACCCGGACGGTGGCACAGCAGATCGGTTGGACTGTCGACTGGTCGCGGCGGGCATTATCGGTAGGCATAGCCATTTGGTTATTCCGTTCCGTTCGATTCGGTTTCTAGTTTTTTTTAGAAAAAATATATTCTCAGAAAACTAGAACCGAAATATGTACATAATTAGACTGTCTCCAACCATACTACCTAACATTAGAGATGAATTCAACAATCTGTGTCACGCTAGAGCATAAGGTCGAGTACGCATCGGAGTTATTAAAACCTGAGTTGGTTTGGACCGCCGTCCGCGTTTTACGGGATGTTCGCCCATCACAGGCCGACGCGTGGCGGAGTCGCGGACTCGATTTTTTTCTCCAACCTGGATATGAGTGGTGTCGTGTTCGTGTCCTCTCTCCTGAACTCTCTCCCATCTTGCTCTCTCCATATCACTTCCCTCGGGATCCGTCGTCTCCCTCTTACCGTGCCTCTGTCCTCTGCTCGCCAATTCCATACGGCGGCTCCGCGCTTCCACTCTCTCGGTGCTGCTCCCTAGCCCCAGACGGCACACCCTTTCCTCCTGGTTCTTCAACTGCATATTTCCAGGAGGGCGACCCCGTGAGCGTGGTGCAGCACGGGCGTGGACCCTCTGAGGCATCCAGTCGCGGCCGCCATCTCTCTCCTCTCTTGTTCGGCGCAGGTGAGCAGCCGGTTGCTTTGATTTGGGTGGCCCCGTCCCATGCTCAGATCCAGGCAAGCTTTGAATGGTGCTGCTCTGTTTGCTACGTCTATCCAGGCCTATGCTAATAGGGATCCTAAAAGAATATCCTTTGTCCTTAAAAATACACCAAATATTTCTGTTAGAAAAGCTTATACACAATACGATGTTCGTATATTTTGAATAAGGGAAAGGTTACTTGACTTGACAGAATCATTTTACAATGAAAACTGACAGCAAACTGTACCAATACTAGCACATGTTATATGTGTCAATCGAAGTAATCGATTCCGAAATCTTCCACATGCAGATTTTTGGTTCAATGCTTGGAGTTTCACCTGGATTTATTTGCTAGGAAGGGCCCATGGTACATACAGGGGCATGCATGCATTGCCAACATATAAATTTATTTACTGTATATTTATCTGCAAATATACGTATAACCATGATGTTTTTGTTTATGTGAAACTTATGCTGCCTTATAGAATCTATATGGCGCCCGATAGGGCGCAACTGATTCTAATTTGCAACATTCTTCAACGCAGAGGCATGTTTGGTTCGTTACCTCAATTCTCACGCTTTGCCTaagttttctgcctaaggttagttattcaattcgaacgactaaccttaggcaaagtgtggcacatttagccacaaaccaaacatgccATAGCTTCACGCGGGAACTCGCTGCTCTCTTCGGCCTCCCCTCCCGACAGTTGGTTTGCCACGCTTTGAGTCGTGGGTGTAGAGGACTCAGTTTTAGGTGTCGAGGGGTCGAGCAGAGCACCATAGATACGTATTTAGTTTACATAGTCCGTTGGAAGCATTTTCCAAGCGCTACAGTGTTACAAGGCCAGGCAATTTGTGTATGCGTATTATATTGGCTACTCGGTCGGAGATAACCTTAGGATAAGACTGAACCGAAAATTTAGTTTCGGTTCCTAACTGGATAGACTGAAGTTTAGTAAAAATACCAAAACAATATAATTTAGAGTTTAGCAAAAGTGCGTAGATGACCGGACGGAGGATTAGGATTAGAGATGTGGATGGATTAATTCAGAGGGGTTGTGTGCTTATATACTTAGGATTCGGGAAGTCTATATTGAAATATGTCTAAAATTCTATTGTGCTTCTATTATATTTTGTTTTTTGGTTAATCCAATTTTCTGAGATTTAGAACAGAAATTATCTAGTTTCTTTTGGTTTTCTAAAATATGGAACCAT
It contains:
- the LOC103645320 gene encoding peroxidase 57 codes for the protein MALLPPRRSLLLLLALAVHAAAAVQLHFYARSCPRAEAIVRRAVRRRAAHDRSVLPALIRLHFHDCFVRGCDGSVLIDSTPGHPAEKDAPPNLTLRMLDVIDDAKAAVERTCPGVVSCADIVALAARDAAAMAGKVRYEVPTGRRDGTVSSAAEVSLPGPSASFADAMSAFRSAGLGVVDLTALLGSHTMGFCHCGLIMGRLYGYNRTCESDPAMDPGLLAALRRRCPPPQNESRDAVVPMNFVAPLGPFGLDNALYPSVLAGRAVLQIDQELASSGVARRIAAMFATLPGSFRRQFAKSMVRLGNVNVLTGRQGEVRLNCRRFNS